The Helianthus annuus cultivar XRQ/B chromosome 16, HanXRQr2.0-SUNRISE, whole genome shotgun sequence genome includes a window with the following:
- the LOC118488233 gene encoding uncharacterized protein LOC118488233 — MYMKFKDITEVADAIKTFEFERKEFLSRTGDNKKRNREGQFKQEIGQLSTTPQHQDRKVQGNQNFGNQARQWQPRLQNPRPAHNQIQLYAEPIRAQPLNQQVNPNQITYPLCNTCGKRHQGVCHRSTGACFKCGQTGHMIKECPKKDTKKNHQPNVGGRVFALSATDAANVPGTVSGTLQIGEHSIYVLFDTGATHSLVSHSFTKYLPIRPTLLDHTLTISTPIGTSSVITYVYKDCPIRIESIVCKADLFPIHMCDFDVILGIDWLSRHQVTIDCHSRRVIFGNLHHPDIIYQGTQARKSISNGCAGFLASIKDISASIKSIDSHSVVREYPDVFPDELPGLPPDRQLEFTIDLIPGAEPISKAPYRMAPMELKELKEQLQELLDLGFIRPSDVPKTAFRTRYGHYEFLVMPFGLTNAPAVFMDLMNRVFHQFLDKFVIVFIDDILVYSKSREEHEAHLHIVLGTLRHEKLYAKFSKCDFWLSQVSFLGHVISAEGIMVDPTKVEAITKWPRPTSVTEIRSFLGLAGYYRRFVERFSVIALPLTKLLRKGVKYSWNEEQEKSFEELKKRLVSSPILALPSGSGGYQVYSDASKKGLGCVLMQHGKVIAYASRQLKPYEVNYPTHDLELAAVVFALKIWRHYLYGERCDIFTDHKSLKYIFTQKELNMRQRRWLELLKDYDANIQYHPGKANVAAWGTRLKFSTAFHPQTDGQSER, encoded by the exons ATGTACATGAAATTTAAGGATATCACCGAagttgctgatgcaatcaaaacttttgaattcgaAAGGAAAGAATTCCTATCTCGAACTGGGGATAATAAGAAGAGAAATAGAGAAGGCCAATTTAAGCAAGAAATCGGCCAGTTATCCACTACGCCACAGCATCAAGATCGTAAAGTGCAAGGAAATCAAAACtttggaaatcaagcacgtcaATGGCAACCTAGACTTCAAAACCCGAGACCTGCTCACAACCAGATTCAGTTGTATGCAGAACCTATTAGAGCCCAACCACTGAATCAACAAGTAAACCCGAATCAGATTACATATCCTCTATGTAATACTTGTGGTAAAAGACATCAGGGCGTATGTCACCGAAGTACaggagcatgttttaaatgtggccAAACTGGACACATGATCAAGGAATGTCCTAAGAAAGATACTAAGAAGAATCATCAACCCAATGTTGGAGGAAGAGTTTTCGCACTTTCTGCTACTGACGCTGCTAATGTTCCAGGTACTGTATCTGGAACCCTTCAGATTGGTGAACATAGTATCTATGTGTTATTCGATACAGGAGCGACTCATTCTTTAGTATCCCACTCGTTTACTAAGTATCTTCCGATAAGACCAACTCTCTTAGATCATACTTTAACCATTTCCACTCCCATAGGAACTTCATCCGTAATCACTTACGTATATAAAGATTGTCCGATTCGTATTGAATCTATTGTGTGTAAGGCAGACCTATTTCCAATACATATGTGTGACTTTGATGTTAttctaggaatagattggttgtcTAGACATCAGGTAACTATAGATTGTCATTCTCGCCGTGTTATTTTCggtaatcttcatcatcctgatattatatatcagggaactcaa gctcgaaaatccatatcaaacggctgtgctggattcctagcatcgattaaggatatttctgctagtattaagagtatcgatagccactccgttgtccgtgaatatcctgatgtatttccggatgaacttccgggattaccacccgaccgtcagttagaattcaccatcgacttgatccctggtgccgaacctatttctaaagctccataccgtatggccccgatggaactgaaggagttgaaggaacaattgcaagaattgttagatttaggattcataagacccagt gatgttcccaagaccgcttttcgtactcgatatggtcattacgaatttttggttatgccctttgggctaactaatgcacccgcagtctttatggatttgatgaatcgcgtatttcaccaattcctagacaaattcgttattgtctttatcgatgacattctggtgtattctaagagtcgcgaagagcatgaagcacatctacatatagtacttggaaccttgcggcatgagaagttgtacgcgaagttttccaaatgtgacttttggcttagccaagtgtcatttctaggtcatgttatatcagcagagggaattatggtagacccaacaaaggttgaagctattacaaaatggccaagacccacttctgttaccgaaatacgaagtttcttgggtcttgctggctattaccgaagatttgttgaaagattctcggtaattgctttaccactcacaaaactcctaagaaaaggggtgaagtactcatggaatgaggaacaagagaaaagctttgaagaattaaagaaacgactcgtatcctctccgatactcgctctcccttctggatcaggaggataccaagtctacagtgatgcctcaaagaagggattaggttgtgtgctaatgcaacatgggaaggttatcgcttatgcctcccgtcagttgaagccttatgaagttaactatcctacacatgatttagaactggccgcagtcgtctttgcacttaagatttggcgacactatctgtatggtgaAAGATGTGATatctttaccgaccacaagagcctcaagtatatatttacgcagaaagagctaaatatgaggcaaagaaggtggttagaacttttaaaagattatgacgcaaatattcaataccatccaggcaaagccaatgtt gcagcttgggggacacgactaaagtttagtacggctttccatccacaaacagatgggcagtcagaacgt
- the LOC110914915 gene encoding probable receptor-like protein kinase At5g38990, producing MSQIQEVAYLQIPLQTIKLATNDFSQQNFIGQGGFGRVYKGELPHPNSEVVAVKRLDRIHGQGQTEFIKEIVTLASYKHDNIVSIIGFCDEDGEKVLVYKYEVNGSLDNHLANPDLTWEQRLRICIDAARGLKYLHDDVGVGHRLIHRDIKSGNILLDEDWKAKISDFGLCKVGPRNEQFSFLVTLAAGTYGYIDPQYMQTGVLTKESDVYSYGIVLFEVLCGRLAMIASYSDHRTFLHHLVKRHLSDRKLHEICFANLNGHIVGIFRVTFRK from the coding sequence ATGTCTCAAATTCAAGAAGTAGCCTACCTCCAAATCCCACTTCAAACTATCAAACTGGCCACCAACGACTTTTCCCAACAAAATTTCATCGGGCAGGGTGGATTCGGGAGGGTTTACAAAGGCGAGCTACCGCACCCCAACAGTGAGGTCGTTGCTGTAAAGCGGTTAGATAGAATACACGGCCAAGGACAAACTGAGTTCATAAAGGAGATTGTAACGCTCGCTAGCTACAAACACGATAACATTGTTTCTATCATTGGGTTTTGTGACGAAGATGGCGAGAAAGTCCTGGTTTACAAGTATGAGGTTAACGGAAGCCTTGACAATCATCTGGCCAACCCAGACCTAACATGGGAGCAACGCCTTCGAATATGTATTGATGCGGCTCGTGGACTTAAGTATCTTCATGATGATGTGGGGGTGGGCCATAGATTGATCCACCGCGACATTAAGAGTGGTAACATCTTGCTGGATGAGGACTGGAAAGCAAAAATTTCAGATTTTGGATTGTGTAAAGTAGGGCCGAGGAATGAACAGTTCTCTTTTCTTGTCACGCTGGCTGCTGGCACTTATGGATATATAGATCCACAATACATGCAGACCGGTGTACTTACAAAAGAATCTGATGTGTATTCGTACGGCATAGTATTGTTTGAAGTGTTATGCGGAAGACTTGCTATGATCGCAAGCTATTCAGACCATCGTACATTTCTACATCATTTGGTAAAACGTCACCTTAGTGATAGAAAACTACACGAAATCTGCTTCGCAAATCTGAATGGACATATTGTTGGAATTTTTCgtgtaacttttagaaaataa